The following are from one region of the Quercus robur chromosome 1, dhQueRobu3.1, whole genome shotgun sequence genome:
- the LOC126713496 gene encoding probable aquaporin NIP-type: protein MSLHEITKMEGGSTSSKAGGSSATDRICSSSEMVQLIQKVIAEAIGTYMLIFAGCGSVVVNKIYGSVTFPGICVVWGLIVMVMIYSLGHISGAHFNPAVTITHSIFRRFPLKQVPLYILAQFLGSILASATLCGIFTVHKEDFFGTVPTGSNLQSLVIEIIISFLLMFVICGVATDNRAIGELAGIAVGMTILLNVLVAGPVSGASMNPARSLGPALVVHVYKGLWVYIIGPPIGTIFGALAYHIIRFTDKPLREITKSSSFLKSMSRE, encoded by the exons ATGTCTTTACATGAAATAACAAAGATGGAAGGAGGTAGCACCTCAAGCAAAGCCGGTGGCAGCAGCGCAACCGATAGGATATGCTCTTCATCGGAGATGGTTCAGCTCATTCAAAAG gtTATTGCTGAAGCCATTGGAACATACATGTTAATCTTTGCTGGGTGTGGTTCGGTTGTTGTCAATAAGATATACGGTTCAGTAACATTTCCAGGGATTTGTGTAGTATGGGGTTTGATTGTCATGGTCATGATTTATTCTCTTGGCCACATATCTGGGGCTCACTTTAATCCAGCAGTGACTATAACTCATTCAATCTTTAGACGTTTCCCTCTCAAACAG GTGCCTCTATATATCTTGGCGCAGTTTTTAGGATCAATTCTTGCTAGTGCTACGTTATGTGGTATTTTTACTGTGCATAAAGAGGATTTCTTTGGAACAGTGCCGACTGGATCCAATTTGCAATCTCTTGTTATCGAGATCATCATCTCCTTTCTTTTGATGTTTGTAATTTGCGGCGTTGCCACAGACAATAGAGCA ATTGGAGAATTGGCAGGAATTGCTGTTGGAATGACAATACTTCTAAACGTCCTTGTTGCCGG GCCAGTATCTGGGGCATCTATGAACCCAGCCAGGAGTCTTGGGCCTGCTCTTGTAGTGCATGTATACAAGGGACTTTGGGTTTATATTATAGGGCCACCCATAGGGACCATTTTTGGTGCTTTAGCCTATCATATCATTAGATTCACTGATAAACCACTCCGGGAGATAACCAAGAGTTCATCTTTCCTAAAAAGCATGTCCAGAGAATAA